In Polaribacter sp. Hel_I_88, the following proteins share a genomic window:
- the lepB gene encoding signal peptidase I: MTYTQWLIFFLVIQVIHFLGTWKLYVKAGRKAWEAAVPIYNGIILMQIINRPKWWIILLFIPVVNLLMFPVIWIETIRTFGFYKKLDSFLVIITLGLYIFYINYATDSEFNADRSLKPRSELGEWISSITFAIIAATLVHTYFMQPFTIPSSSLEKSLLIGDYLFVSKFHYGARVPSTVIAAPMVHDSLPFTGTASYLKRPQLPYTRLPGFQEIKNNDIVCFNWPADSLATMWGDVSGKFTYKPVDKKTNYVKRAVGIAGDSIEMRDGYFYINGKKNDLPYRAKLQFYYTYESKQPISANTYPKFLIDKGRTGVYKILTEYWNDNRVQEAIKLNGSLSKIGEDSLYTEVAGGINPEFAQKFKMLNVENKININMTEEEAEKLKNYSLAVSVKKVNHGPDNAIFPHIESNQWSQDNFGPLYIPKAGTTVKLDKNSLPYYEQIIKNYENNDLVVNGDDIFINGEKADSYTFNQDYFYLVGDNRHNSLDGRYWGYVPFDHVLGKPVMIWFSWDADAASFGEKLKSIRWNRMFTTVHGDGEPVSYRYVVFALIGLYIGWSFYKGKKKAKK; the protein is encoded by the coding sequence ATGACGTATACACAATGGCTAATCTTCTTTCTTGTAATTCAAGTTATCCATTTTTTAGGAACTTGGAAATTGTATGTTAAAGCAGGCAGAAAAGCTTGGGAAGCTGCTGTACCAATTTATAACGGAATTATTTTAATGCAAATCATAAATCGTCCAAAATGGTGGATTATTTTATTGTTTATTCCTGTTGTAAATTTGTTGATGTTCCCAGTTATTTGGATAGAAACCATTAGAACTTTCGGTTTTTATAAAAAATTAGATTCCTTTTTAGTTATTATAACTTTAGGTTTGTATATTTTTTATATCAATTATGCAACAGACTCAGAATTCAATGCAGATAGAAGCTTAAAGCCACGTTCTGAATTAGGAGAATGGATTAGTTCCATAACTTTTGCAATTATTGCTGCAACTTTAGTGCATACGTATTTTATGCAGCCATTTACAATTCCATCTTCTTCTTTAGAGAAGTCTCTGTTGATTGGAGATTATTTATTTGTAAGCAAGTTTCATTATGGAGCAAGAGTTCCATCAACAGTAATTGCTGCACCAATGGTGCATGATTCTTTGCCTTTTACAGGAACTGCATCCTATTTAAAAAGACCACAATTACCTTATACAAGATTGCCAGGTTTTCAAGAAATAAAAAATAATGATATTGTTTGTTTCAATTGGCCTGCAGATTCTTTGGCTACAATGTGGGGTGATGTTTCTGGAAAATTCACTTACAAACCTGTTGATAAGAAAACAAATTACGTAAAACGTGCTGTTGGAATTGCTGGCGATTCTATTGAAATGAGAGATGGTTATTTTTACATCAATGGAAAAAAGAACGATTTACCTTACAGAGCTAAATTGCAGTTTTATTATACGTATGAAAGCAAGCAACCTATTTCTGCAAATACATATCCTAAGTTTTTAATTGACAAAGGCAGAACTGGTGTTTATAAAATTTTAACTGAATATTGGAATGACAATCGTGTTCAAGAAGCTATAAAACTAAATGGAAGCTTGTCTAAAATTGGCGAAGATTCTTTATATACAGAAGTTGCTGGAGGTATAAATCCTGAGTTTGCTCAAAAATTTAAAATGTTAAATGTTGAGAATAAAATCAATATTAACATGACAGAAGAAGAAGCTGAAAAGCTTAAAAATTACTCTTTGGCTGTTTCTGTTAAAAAAGTAAATCATGGTCCTGATAATGCAATTTTTCCACATATAGAAAGTAATCAATGGAGTCAAGATAATTTTGGACCACTATACATTCCTAAAGCTGGAACTACTGTAAAATTAGATAAAAACTCACTGCCTTATTATGAGCAAATCATCAAAAATTATGAAAATAATGATTTGGTTGTAAATGGAGATGATATTTTTATCAATGGAGAAAAAGCAGATTCTTATACTTTTAATCAAGATTACTTTTATTTAGTAGGAGATAACAGACACAATTCTTTAGATGGACGTTATTGGGGTTATGTTCCTTTTGATCACGTTTTAGGAAAACCTGTAATGATTTGGTTTAGTTGGGATGCTGATGCTGCAAGTTTTGGCGAAAAATTAAAATCAATTCGTTGGAATAGGATGTTTACTACTGTTCATGGAGATGGAGAACCTGTTTCTTACAGATATGTTGTTTTTGCATTAATTGGATTGTATATTGGTTGGAGTTTTTATAAAGGGAAAAAGAAAGCTAAGAAGTAA
- the dapB gene encoding 4-hydroxy-tetrahydrodipicolinate reductase has protein sequence MKIALLGYGRMGKEIEKIAISRGHEIVIRKDVDDTIDISIADVAIDFSIPDAAFKNISNCINHNVPVISGTTGWLDNYKDAVALCEEKKGAFIYASNYSVGVNIFFELNKQLAKMMATLEDYNISMEEIHHTKKLDAPSGTAITLAEGVIENSSKTAWELGAISSEENIPIVAKRIPDVPGTHSVWYNSEVDTIEIKHTAHNRKGFALGAVIAAEWILDKTGVFTMKDVLNIG, from the coding sequence ATGAAAATTGCATTATTAGGCTATGGAAGAATGGGCAAAGAAATTGAAAAAATTGCCATTTCTAGAGGTCATGAAATAGTAATTAGAAAAGATGTTGATGACACTATTGATATTTCTATAGCAGATGTCGCTATCGATTTTAGCATTCCTGATGCTGCTTTTAAAAACATTTCTAATTGTATTAACCATAATGTTCCTGTAATTTCTGGAACCACTGGTTGGTTAGATAATTACAAAGATGCAGTTGCACTTTGCGAAGAAAAAAAAGGGGCTTTTATTTATGCATCTAACTATAGTGTTGGTGTAAATATCTTTTTTGAACTAAACAAACAATTAGCGAAAATGATGGCTACTTTAGAGGATTATAATATTTCTATGGAAGAAATTCATCATACAAAAAAGCTAGATGCTCCAAGTGGCACAGCAATTACATTAGCTGAAGGTGTTATTGAAAACTCATCAAAAACGGCATGGGAATTAGGTGCAATTTCATCCGAAGAAAACATACCAATTGTTGCCAAAAGAATTCCTGATGTTCCTGGAACGCATTCTGTTTGGTACAATTCTGAAGTGGATACTATAGAGATAAAACACACAGCCCATAACAGAAAAGGTTTTGCTTTAGGTGCTGTAATTGCTGCAGAATGGATTTTAGATAAAACAGGTGTTTTTACCATGAAAGATGTGTTAAACATCGGTTAA
- a CDS encoding lipopolysaccharide biosynthesis protein, with product MGIVLKQSFKNTLFIYLGFVFGGINTLVLYTRFLEDEYYGLVTYLLATSNILMPLIALGIHHTIVKFFSSYFTKSDKDKFLSSVLFLPLLVAIPMGFLGNLFYEQIGNYLSEENPIIKEYTFVIYLVAFTCAYFEVFHAWAKVHFQTVFGNVLKELYNRVAVMVLLFAVYFEWITKAEFIYYLTGAYFIRMLLMMFYAFKLYFPKFTFSRPDNFNEVLRFSLYIILAGSAGAIILDIDKFMIPGKESLEKAAYYAVAVFIGSFIEAPSRAMLNILQPLTSKTLNEENHKEVASLYKKSSINLLLISGLFFVLINANINQLFNLLPKEYAGGALVVFMISLLKMYNGFLGNNGAIINNSKYYKVTLPFSLIMAFSVYFLNKLFYYELNMGTDGLALATLIVIFCANTGKIFFVKRKFSMLPFTDKSFLMIFIITALYLVFNFWDFPIENIYLFKFPIHPIINIILKSILIAFIYIFLVIKLNISTEITNIVKRFYK from the coding sequence ATGGGAATTGTATTAAAACAATCTTTTAAAAACACGTTATTTATTTACCTTGGCTTCGTCTTTGGAGGAATCAATACACTAGTTTTATATACGCGTTTTTTAGAAGATGAATACTATGGTTTGGTTACCTACTTGTTGGCAACTTCCAATATTCTAATGCCTTTAATTGCTTTAGGAATTCATCATACCATTGTAAAGTTTTTCTCAAGTTATTTTACAAAATCCGATAAAGATAAATTTTTATCATCCGTCTTATTTTTACCATTATTGGTAGCAATTCCTATGGGTTTTTTAGGGAATTTGTTTTACGAGCAAATTGGTAATTATTTATCAGAAGAAAACCCAATCATTAAAGAATATACCTTCGTTATTTATTTAGTGGCTTTTACATGTGCATATTTTGAAGTTTTTCATGCTTGGGCAAAAGTGCATTTTCAAACAGTTTTTGGGAATGTTTTAAAAGAATTATACAACAGAGTTGCAGTAATGGTTTTGTTGTTTGCTGTTTATTTTGAGTGGATTACAAAAGCTGAATTTATTTATTATTTAACAGGTGCGTATTTTATAAGAATGCTTTTAATGATGTTTTACGCATTTAAATTATACTTTCCGAAATTCACATTTTCAAGACCCGATAACTTTAATGAAGTATTGCGTTTTTCTCTCTATATAATTTTAGCAGGAAGTGCAGGTGCTATTATTTTAGATATCGATAAATTCATGATTCCAGGAAAAGAATCTCTAGAAAAAGCTGCTTATTATGCTGTTGCAGTTTTTATTGGTTCGTTTATTGAGGCACCAAGTAGAGCTATGTTAAATATTTTACAACCTTTAACATCTAAAACTCTGAATGAAGAAAATCATAAAGAAGTAGCATCACTTTATAAAAAAAGTTCTATAAATTTATTGTTGATAAGTGGGTTGTTTTTTGTGTTGATAAATGCCAATATCAATCAGTTATTCAATTTGTTACCAAAAGAATATGCAGGTGGAGCTTTGGTTGTTTTTATGATTTCGTTACTAAAAATGTACAATGGCTTTTTAGGGAATAATGGCGCCATTATCAACAATTCAAAATATTACAAAGTTACTTTACCTTTTAGTTTAATCATGGCTTTTTCGGTCTATTTTTTGAATAAACTCTTTTACTATGAATTAAATATGGGAACTGATGGATTGGCTTTAGCAACGTTAATTGTAATTTTTTGTGCAAATACAGGTAAAATATTTTTTGTAAAAAGAAAATTTTCGATGTTACCTTTTACTGATAAATCATTTTTAATGATTTTTATTATCACAGCACTTTATTTGGTTTTTAATTTTTGGGATTTTCCAATTGAAAACATTTATCTATTTAAATTTCCAATTCATCCTATTATCAACATCATCTTAAAAAGTATATTAATTGCTTTTATTTATATATTTTTAGTGATAAAACTGAATATTTCTACAGAAATAACCAACATTGTAAAGCGTTTTTACAAGTAA
- a CDS encoding ParA family protein has product MGKIIAIANQKGGVGKTTTSISLAASLGVLEKKVLLIDADPQANASSGLGVDVDALEYGTYQVLEHSVSAKKAIVKTTSPNVDMIPAHIDLVAIEIELVDKENREYMLKKALDKIKDEYDYILIDCAPSLGLITLNSLVAADSVIIPIQCEYFALEGLGKLLNTIKSIQNIHNSELNIEGLLLTMFDSRLRLSNQVVDEVRKHFSSMVFDTIIRRNTRLGEAPSYGESIIAYDATSKGAVNYLNLAQELLKKNS; this is encoded by the coding sequence ATGGGAAAAATAATTGCAATAGCAAATCAAAAAGGAGGTGTTGGTAAAACAACTACAAGTATAAGTTTAGCTGCTTCTTTGGGTGTTTTAGAGAAAAAAGTTTTGTTGATAGATGCAGATCCACAAGCAAATGCATCCTCTGGTTTAGGAGTTGATGTAGATGCTCTTGAATATGGAACGTATCAAGTTTTGGAACATTCTGTTTCTGCTAAAAAAGCAATTGTAAAAACGACTTCACCAAACGTAGATATGATTCCTGCTCATATTGATTTGGTTGCCATAGAAATTGAATTGGTAGACAAAGAGAACCGAGAGTACATGCTCAAAAAAGCGTTAGACAAAATTAAAGATGAATACGATTATATTTTAATTGATTGTGCACCTTCTTTAGGTTTAATCACCTTAAATTCTTTAGTGGCTGCAGACTCTGTAATTATTCCAATTCAATGTGAATATTTTGCATTAGAAGGTTTAGGGAAATTATTAAATACGATTAAAAGTATTCAAAACATTCATAATTCAGAATTAAATATCGAAGGTTTATTGTTAACCATGTTCGATTCTCGTTTACGCTTATCGAACCAAGTTGTAGATGAAGTTAGAAAACATTTTTCTAGTATGGTTTTTGATACAATTATTAGAAGAAATACGCGTTTGGGAGAAGCACCAAGTTATGGAGAAAGTATTATTGCTTATGATGCTACAAGTAAAGGTGCTGTAAATTACTTAAATTTGGCCCAAGAATTATTAAAAAAGAATTCATAA
- a CDS encoding WbqC family protein, translating to MSIFIPTYFSPISQYSEIVKADEIVFELEDNFQKQSYRNRCYIYNSNGKQLLSIPVKHQTKDSRKKTKDTLVENDFPWQDQHFKSLQIAYRTSPFFDFLEEDIAPIFHKKYKYLQDLNIDTFLFITDALQLDSNFTTTENYEVETTEKDFRFLANRKQQPQKVVDTYIQMFDDKHGFLPNLSILDLLFMEGPNAISYL from the coding sequence ATGTCAATATTTATACCAACATACTTCTCTCCTATTTCTCAATATTCAGAGATTGTAAAAGCCGATGAAATTGTTTTTGAATTGGAGGATAATTTCCAGAAACAAAGCTATAGAAATCGTTGTTATATCTATAATTCTAATGGCAAACAGTTGTTGAGTATTCCTGTAAAACATCAAACTAAAGATAGCAGAAAAAAAACAAAAGATACTTTAGTTGAAAACGATTTTCCTTGGCAAGACCAACATTTTAAATCGTTACAAATTGCTTATAGAACATCGCCTTTTTTTGATTTTTTAGAAGAGGATATTGCACCTATTTTTCATAAAAAATATAAATATTTGCAGGATTTAAATATTGATACTTTTTTATTTATAACTGATGCACTACAACTGGATTCTAACTTTACAACTACAGAAAATTATGAGGTTGAAACTACTGAAAAAGATTTCAGATTTTTAGCAAACAGAAAGCAACAGCCTCAAAAAGTGGTAGATACATACATTCAAATGTTTGATGATAAACATGGATTTTTACCAAATCTTTCTATTTTAGATTTACTTTTTATGGAAGGACCCAATGCAATTAGTTATTTATAA
- a CDS encoding Crp/Fnr family transcriptional regulator, translating into MEFLKNFTESFGEIPKTSVQQLVDLAKEVSLKKGEIISKIGQISNSFYIIKTGVVRSYYQDEKGKQYIRTIFTDNRATGCLSSLITEETCKLNYQCLTDCLLYEINFKEFKKQVKKDHHIAILYNRMLESIFLIMESRIHDLSVLDATERYLKLKKEISNIEELITQYHIASYLNISPVQLSRIRKEIYSK; encoded by the coding sequence ATGGAATTTTTAAAAAATTTTACCGAAAGTTTTGGAGAAATTCCAAAAACGAGTGTGCAACAATTAGTAGATTTAGCTAAAGAAGTTTCCCTTAAAAAAGGTGAAATTATAAGCAAAATTGGACAAATTTCCAACAGCTTCTATATCATAAAAACGGGTGTTGTAAGATCTTATTATCAAGATGAAAAAGGGAAACAGTACATTAGAACTATTTTTACAGATAATAGAGCAACAGGCTGTTTAAGTTCATTAATTACTGAAGAAACTTGCAAACTTAACTATCAATGTTTAACAGATTGTTTACTTTATGAAATTAATTTTAAGGAATTTAAAAAACAAGTAAAAAAAGATCATCATATTGCCATATTATATAACAGAATGCTTGAATCTATTTTTTTAATTATGGAATCTAGGATTCATGATTTATCAGTTTTGGATGCAACAGAACGATATTTGAAGTTAAAAAAAGAAATTTCTAATATAGAAGAATTAATAACTCAGTACCATATAGCTTCTTATTTAAATATTTCTCCTGTTCAATTAAGTAGAATTAGAAAAGAAATTTACTCAAAGTAA
- a CDS encoding NAD(P)H-dependent oxidoreductase, with protein MNTIESLQWRYAVKKFDINKTLSTSQIKTLKEAFNLTATSYGLQPLKLVVINNKDIQKKLVPASFNQPQVLEASHLLVICIPKEYAITEVKKYFDLVKKIRATPDSVMDPFKTFLTADISKKTQEELLVWNRNQAYIALGNLLTVCAVEQIDACPMEGFVPAKYDEILGLEEHNLTATLVLPVGFRAEDDYMKDLKKVRKNLEDVVIEFN; from the coding sequence ATGAACACTATAGAAAGTTTACAATGGCGATATGCTGTTAAAAAATTCGACATTAATAAAACCTTATCAACATCACAAATAAAAACTTTAAAAGAGGCATTTAATTTAACTGCCACTTCTTATGGTTTACAACCTTTAAAACTGGTTGTTATCAATAATAAAGATATCCAGAAAAAATTGGTTCCTGCCTCATTTAATCAACCACAAGTTTTGGAAGCTTCTCATCTTTTAGTAATTTGCATTCCTAAAGAATATGCAATCACAGAAGTTAAAAAATATTTTGATTTGGTAAAAAAAATCAGAGCAACACCAGATTCAGTAATGGATCCTTTTAAAACATTTTTAACTGCGGATATCAGCAAAAAAACACAAGAAGAATTATTAGTTTGGAATAGAAATCAAGCCTATATAGCTTTAGGAAATTTACTAACGGTTTGTGCTGTAGAGCAAATTGATGCTTGTCCAATGGAAGGTTTTGTACCTGCTAAATACGATGAAATTTTAGGTTTAGAAGAACACAATCTTACAGCAACTTTAGTGTTACCTGTTGGTTTTAGAGCTGAAGATGATTACATGAAGGATTTAAAAAAAGTAAGAAAGAATTTAGAGGATGTTGTGATTGAGTTTAATTAG
- a CDS encoding DUF6122 family protein: protein MIKFIIHYSFHFIVPFFIAYFFFKDRWKTVYLIFLASMLIDLDHLLANPIFEENRCSINFHPLHSYIAIGVYIVGLFFKKIRILAFALLFHIATDWLDCYL, encoded by the coding sequence ATGATTAAGTTTATAATTCACTACTCGTTCCATTTTATAGTTCCGTTTTTTATAGCGTATTTCTTTTTTAAAGATCGATGGAAAACTGTGTATCTTATCTTTTTAGCTTCGATGCTTATTGATTTAGATCACCTTTTAGCAAACCCAATTTTTGAAGAAAATAGATGTAGTATCAACTTTCATCCTTTACACTCTTATATTGCTATTGGAGTTTATATAGTTGGGTTATTTTTTAAGAAAATAAGAATTTTAGCCTTTGCATTGCTCTTTCACATTGCAACAGATTGGCTAGATTGTTACTTGTAA
- a CDS encoding ParB/RepB/Spo0J family partition protein, whose protein sequence is MAKATKKQALGRGLSALLQQDTPNINSAQDKNADKVVGNIIELELDLIDVNPYQPRTYFDEEALRELASSIRELGVIQPITVRKLEGNKFQLVSGERRFRASKLIGNKTVPAYIRLANDQEMLEMALVENIQRKNLDPIEVALSYQRLIDEIQLTQEELSTRVGKKRSTVTNYLRLLKLDPILQTGMRDGFISMGHGRAMINVENTEDQLAIYEKILRDKLSVRQTEDLVKNLKSGAIAKPKKKAIPAFIKESQKEIGEFFGHKIDISIAKNGKGKISIPFHSEEDFNRIKNLLK, encoded by the coding sequence ATGGCAAAAGCAACCAAGAAACAAGCTTTAGGAAGAGGATTATCTGCTTTGTTACAACAAGATACACCTAACATAAACTCTGCACAAGACAAAAATGCAGACAAAGTTGTAGGTAATATAATTGAGTTGGAATTAGATTTAATTGATGTAAATCCATATCAACCAAGAACTTATTTTGATGAAGAAGCTTTGCGTGAATTGGCAAGTTCTATTAGAGAATTAGGGGTAATTCAGCCAATAACTGTAAGAAAATTAGAAGGCAACAAATTTCAATTAGTTTCTGGTGAACGACGTTTTAGAGCATCAAAATTAATAGGAAACAAAACTGTACCTGCGTATATAAGATTAGCAAACGACCAAGAAATGCTAGAAATGGCCTTGGTTGAAAACATACAACGTAAAAACTTAGACCCAATTGAAGTGGCACTTTCGTACCAGCGTTTAATTGATGAAATTCAGTTAACTCAAGAAGAATTGAGTACCAGAGTTGGTAAAAAACGATCAACAGTAACCAATTATTTACGATTGCTAAAATTAGATCCAATTTTACAAACAGGCATGAGAGATGGTTTTATTTCAATGGGGCATGGACGTGCTATGATCAATGTTGAAAATACGGAAGATCAACTAGCCATTTACGAGAAAATTTTACGTGATAAATTATCTGTTAGACAAACAGAAGATTTGGTTAAAAACTTAAAATCGGGTGCTATTGCAAAACCAAAAAAGAAAGCAATTCCTGCTTTTATAAAAGAAAGTCAAAAAGAAATTGGCGAATTTTTTGGTCATAAAATTGATATTAGTATTGCTAAAAATGGGAAAGGAAAAATTTCAATTCCTTTTCATTCAGAAGAAGATTTTAATCGTATTAAAAACTTACTAAAATAA
- a CDS encoding DUF5683 domain-containing protein, producing MLFKKVILVFYIGFFSANFLAQQDSIPKFVKVEDLKIDDNIKNPQGVYDALAPSKAAFYSAIFPGMGQIYNKKYWKAPIVWGALAVPVYYYQTNNSEYKRYRTAYRLRKAGLEDEFTINGVSNVSTTTLETAQEQLRENRDMSLLSGIIIYVLQIVEASVNAHLLQFNTDDNLSLKPTFIADPILFEAPKVGLTLKYTF from the coding sequence GTGTTGTTTAAAAAAGTCATACTTGTTTTTTATATCGGATTTTTTTCTGCAAATTTTTTAGCGCAACAAGATTCTATTCCAAAATTTGTAAAAGTTGAAGATTTAAAAATTGATGACAACATAAAAAACCCACAAGGAGTTTATGATGCTTTGGCACCTTCAAAAGCAGCTTTTTATTCTGCAATTTTCCCAGGAATGGGACAGATTTACAATAAAAAATATTGGAAAGCTCCCATAGTTTGGGGAGCTTTAGCAGTACCTGTATATTATTATCAAACAAATAATTCAGAATACAAAAGGTACAGAACAGCCTACAGATTAAGAAAAGCTGGGTTAGAAGATGAGTTTACAATAAACGGTGTTTCTAATGTTTCTACGACTACTTTAGAAACTGCCCAAGAGCAATTAAGAGAAAACAGAGATATGTCCTTATTATCCGGAATTATAATTTACGTTTTACAGATTGTTGAAGCAAGTGTAAATGCACATTTATTACAATTTAATACAGATGATAATTTATCTTTAAAACCTACTTTTATTGCAGATCCTATTCTATTTGAAGCGCCAAAAGTTGGATTAACCTTAAAATATACTTTTTAA
- a CDS encoding aminoacyl-histidine dipeptidase gives MSQDIRNKEPKAVWNHFADLNAVPRPSKKEERVIQFMVDFGNKLNLETFVDKVGNVIIKKPASSGMENRKTIVMQGHLDMVHQKNADTDFDFDKEGIKMFVDGDWLKAAGTTLGADNGLGVAAIMAVLSSKEIAHPAIEALFTIDEETGMTGAMGLEGGVLKGEILLNLDTEEDDEIGIGCAGGVDVTATKNYKEENTPTNTTAFSITVKGLNGGHSGMDIIKGLGNANKIMNRILFDGFEKYGLRIAEINGGSLRNAIPRESFSSVVIDTVSKENFLSETNTLINNIKNEFSTLESNLNIEIKEIESPKTIMELGVQESFIKAIYAAHNGVYRMSPDVVGLVETSNNIARIIVKDGSIKVGCLTRSSSETNKWDLANSLRSCFELAGLDVDFSGEYPGWLPNLNSEILVVLEGLYKELFNENPNVAACHAGLECGILGKNYPDMDMISFGPNIRGAHSPDERAQISSTQKFWKLLVEVLKNIPQKA, from the coding sequence ATGAGCCAAGACATCAGAAATAAAGAACCAAAAGCAGTTTGGAATCACTTTGCAGATTTAAATGCAGTTCCAAGACCCTCAAAAAAAGAAGAAAGAGTTATTCAATTTATGGTTGATTTTGGCAACAAACTAAACCTTGAAACTTTTGTGGATAAGGTTGGGAATGTTATCATAAAAAAACCAGCAAGTTCTGGCATGGAAAACAGAAAAACCATTGTAATGCAAGGTCATTTAGACATGGTGCATCAAAAAAATGCAGACACTGATTTCGATTTTGATAAAGAAGGGATTAAAATGTTTGTAGATGGTGATTGGTTAAAAGCAGCAGGTACAACTTTAGGCGCAGATAATGGCTTGGGAGTTGCAGCAATTATGGCTGTTTTATCATCCAAAGAAATTGCGCATCCAGCAATTGAAGCTTTATTTACTATTGATGAAGAAACAGGAATGACTGGAGCAATGGGTTTAGAAGGTGGCGTTTTAAAAGGCGAAATTCTACTAAATTTAGACACTGAAGAAGATGACGAAATTGGTATTGGTTGTGCAGGTGGAGTTGATGTAACTGCAACAAAAAACTATAAAGAAGAAAATACTCCAACAAATACAACTGCATTTTCAATTACTGTAAAAGGCTTAAATGGTGGGCATTCTGGAATGGATATCATTAAAGGTTTAGGAAATGCAAACAAAATAATGAATCGTATTTTGTTTGATGGTTTTGAAAAATATGGTTTGCGAATTGCTGAAATAAATGGAGGTAGTTTGAGAAATGCAATTCCTAGAGAAAGTTTTTCATCTGTAGTAATTGACACTGTTTCTAAAGAAAATTTTTTATCAGAAACTAATACACTTATCAACAATATAAAAAATGAGTTTTCAACATTAGAAAGCAACTTAAATATTGAAATTAAAGAAATTGAATCTCCTAAAACTATTATGGAATTAGGAGTTCAAGAATCTTTTATCAAAGCAATTTATGCAGCTCATAATGGCGTTTATAGAATGAGTCCTGATGTAGTTGGTTTGGTAGAAACTTCTAACAATATTGCTAGAATTATTGTTAAAGATGGTAGTATTAAAGTGGGTTGTTTAACACGTTCATCTTCTGAAACTAATAAATGGGATTTGGCAAATTCTTTACGCTCATGTTTTGAATTAGCAGGTTTAGATGTTGATTTTTCAGGAGAATATCCTGGTTGGTTACCAAACTTGAATTCAGAAATTTTAGTTGTTTTAGAAGGTTTATATAAAGAATTATTTAACGAAAATCCAAATGTGGCAGCTTGTCATGCAGGATTAGAATGTGGAATTTTAGGAAAAAATTATCCTGATATGGATATGATTTCTTTTGGTCCAAATATTAGAGGTGCACATTCTCCTGATGAACGTGCGCAAATATCATCAACCCAAAAATTTTGGAAATTATTAGTAGAAGTTTTAAAGAATATTCCACAAAAAGCATAA